Proteins from a single region of Rhodovibrio salinarum DSM 9154:
- a CDS encoding gamma-glutamyltransferase family protein: MLNTPSGTRGMVTAPHHLAAQSGLAVLRDGGDAIEAMVAAAATIAVAYPHMNGLGGDGFWIVSRPGQAPVAIDACGPAAAAATPEAYADRAAIPSRGPGAALTVPGTVGGWQTALSLSGGRTPLARLLADAIGYARDGVPVTTGQAEFGRAKLDELRDVPGFAELFLPDGDVPAPGDWFRQPALARTLERLAAAGLDDFYRGQVARDLAADLAMAGSPLGADDLASYTAEQGSPLQVRLDGVTAYNMTPPTQGLAQLMILGLFDRVRPETADDFAFVHRLVEATKQAFLVRNAEVRDPAIMRQSAQGFLAPDCLDGLAAQIDLARALPWERPGQVGDTIWMGAVDAEGTAVSFIQSIYWEFGSGVVSPSTGVLLQNRGASFSLDPANKNRLAPGRKPFHTLVPGYAEFDDGRRLVYGTMGGEGQPQTMGAVFARYARYGQGLQQAVTAPRWLLGRTWGAESTTLKLESRFDEQVVADLRAAGHAVELLAPFSSTMGHAGAVVRHSDGRLEGATDPRSDGGVAAY, from the coding sequence ATGCTGAACACCCCTTCCGGGACGCGCGGGATGGTCACCGCGCCGCACCATTTGGCCGCGCAGAGCGGGCTTGCCGTGTTGCGTGACGGCGGCGACGCGATCGAGGCGATGGTGGCCGCGGCGGCGACCATCGCGGTGGCTTACCCGCACATGAACGGTCTCGGCGGCGATGGCTTCTGGATCGTCTCGCGTCCGGGTCAGGCGCCGGTGGCGATCGATGCCTGCGGTCCGGCTGCGGCTGCCGCGACGCCGGAGGCTTACGCGGATCGGGCCGCGATCCCGTCGCGCGGGCCGGGCGCAGCGTTGACCGTTCCGGGCACGGTTGGCGGTTGGCAGACGGCGCTGAGCCTGTCCGGTGGGCGCACGCCGTTGGCGCGTCTGCTGGCGGATGCGATCGGCTATGCCCGCGACGGCGTGCCGGTCACGACGGGGCAGGCCGAATTTGGCCGGGCGAAGCTGGACGAACTGCGCGACGTCCCGGGCTTTGCTGAGCTGTTCCTGCCGGACGGCGACGTCCCGGCGCCTGGCGATTGGTTCCGGCAGCCGGCCCTGGCGCGCACGCTGGAGCGGCTGGCCGCTGCGGGGTTGGACGACTTCTACCGTGGCCAGGTGGCGCGCGATCTCGCGGCCGATCTGGCCATGGCGGGCAGCCCGCTCGGCGCCGACGACCTGGCCAGCTACACCGCCGAGCAGGGCAGTCCGCTCCAAGTCCGGCTCGACGGGGTCACCGCCTACAACATGACGCCGCCAACCCAGGGCCTGGCGCAGTTAATGATTCTGGGGCTGTTCGATCGCGTGCGCCCTGAGACGGCGGACGATTTCGCCTTCGTCCATCGCCTGGTGGAGGCGACCAAGCAGGCCTTCCTGGTTCGCAACGCCGAGGTGCGCGATCCAGCGATCATGCGCCAATCCGCGCAAGGTTTCCTGGCTCCCGACTGTCTGGATGGGCTGGCGGCGCAGATCGATCTGGCTCGGGCGTTGCCTTGGGAACGGCCGGGGCAGGTCGGCGATACCATCTGGATGGGCGCGGTCGACGCCGAGGGCACGGCCGTCAGCTTCATCCAGTCGATCTACTGGGAGTTCGGCAGCGGCGTGGTGTCGCCGTCGACCGGCGTGCTGCTGCAAAACCGGGGGGCCAGCTTCTCGCTCGATCCCGCGAACAAGAACCGCCTGGCCCCGGGGCGCAAGCCGTTTCACACGCTGGTGCCAGGCTACGCCGAGTTCGACGATGGCCGGCGGCTGGTCTACGGCACCATGGGTGGCGAGGGGCAGCCGCAGACGATGGGTGCGGTGTTCGCGCGCTACGCCCGCTACGGCCAGGGGCTGCAGCAGGCGGTTACCGCGCCGCGCTGGCTGTTGGGTCGGACCTGGGGCGCGGAGAGCACGACGCTGAAGCTGGAAAGCCGGTTCGACGAGCAGGTGGTCGCTGACCTGCGGGCGGCTGGCCACGCGGTCGAGCTGCTGGCGCCGTTCAGCAGCACGATGGGGCACGCGGGCGCGGTCGTCCGCCATTCCGACGGGCGGTTGGAAGGCGCCACCGACCCGCGCAGCGACGGCGGGGTGGCGGCCTATTAG
- a CDS encoding aminotransferase, which translates to MAYRLNPVMDAVTPPPIAEAQGWLAERVDDGRPLLDLAQAVPSDPPPEGLRRHLARTVSEPAGHGYTPILGRADLRAAVARHMADQYAGEVAAENVAITAGCNQAFCYAVDAVAGPGDEVILPVPYYFNHQMWLEMQGIRPVHLPCDMDAGACPDPAQAEALIGPGSRAIVLVTPNNPTGAVYPPEVIDAFFELAKRHDLALIVDETYKDFLPSDRAPHGLLARSDWPKALIQLYSFSKTYSLTGHRLGAMLAHPDTLGAVAKMADCVAICPPVGAQAAGLYALSHLQAHRRRRRVQMAERVDALRAAFAARPECGYALVSAGAYFAYLRHPFDGVDAHEVARTLVRRHGVLALPGDMFGPGQGAYLRLAFANLQADAFPDLTARLQESAEARTCA; encoded by the coding sequence ATGGCTTATCGGCTCAATCCCGTCATGGATGCTGTGACGCCGCCGCCGATCGCCGAGGCGCAGGGGTGGCTGGCCGAGCGGGTGGACGATGGCCGTCCACTGCTTGACCTCGCCCAGGCGGTCCCGTCCGATCCGCCACCGGAGGGGCTGCGTCGACATCTGGCGCGGACGGTGAGCGAGCCGGCCGGCCATGGCTACACTCCGATCCTGGGACGTGCCGATCTGCGCGCGGCGGTCGCCCGCCACATGGCGGACCAGTACGCGGGCGAGGTGGCAGCGGAAAACGTCGCCATCACGGCCGGCTGCAACCAGGCCTTCTGCTACGCCGTCGATGCGGTTGCAGGGCCGGGCGACGAGGTGATCCTGCCCGTCCCCTATTACTTCAACCATCAAATGTGGCTGGAGATGCAGGGGATCCGGCCGGTCCACCTGCCGTGCGACATGGATGCGGGCGCGTGCCCCGATCCCGCACAGGCGGAGGCGCTGATCGGCCCGGGCAGTCGCGCGATCGTTCTGGTTACGCCCAACAATCCCACGGGCGCGGTCTATCCCCCCGAGGTGATCGACGCGTTCTTCGAACTGGCCAAGCGCCACGATCTCGCCCTGATCGTCGACGAGACCTACAAGGATTTCCTGCCCTCGGACCGGGCGCCGCATGGCCTGCTGGCCCGGTCCGACTGGCCGAAGGCGTTGATCCAGTTGTACAGCTTTTCGAAGACCTACAGCCTGACCGGGCACCGGCTGGGCGCCATGCTGGCACATCCCGACACGTTGGGCGCGGTGGCCAAGATGGCGGACTGCGTGGCGATTTGCCCGCCCGTGGGGGCGCAGGCGGCTGGCCTCTATGCGCTGTCGCACTTGCAGGCGCACCGTCGCCGACGGCGTGTGCAGATGGCAGAACGCGTCGATGCGTTGCGCGCCGCGTTTGCCGCGCGTCCCGAATGCGGCTACGCGCTGGTCAGCGCCGGTGCCTATTTCGCCTATCTGCGCCACCCCTTCGACGGTGTGGACGCGCACGAGGTGGCGCGCACGCTGGTGCGCCGGCACGGCGTTCTGGCGCTGCCGGGGGATATGTTCGGGCCCGGGCAGGGCGCCTACCTGCGTCTGGCGTTCGCGAACCTCCAGGCGGACGCTTTCCCGGATCTGACCGCGCGCTTGCAGGAGAGCGCGGAGGCCCGGACATGCGCCTAG
- a CDS encoding ABC transporter permease: MTTLARRLFLAAIALFLAAPMVVVLGVSLNAEKRLFFPPDGVSLRWYGDMVAEAAWRGPILNSLTIALLAGVVAVSVALPLAYVLWRYRLRLAKLLYTLGVAPFMLPPVITALGFMVFWAAVGNYGQFENVVIAHGIFLVTLPVLTVSLGLDAIDPEMVEAAETMGADERTIFFTIVLPLIRPYILSGYAFAFVLSLNEYIIAYMVAGFTVETLPIKIFNALRYGYSPVMAAVAVLFVVTAVVVFGVIGRFGNLPRLLGRWSGE, translated from the coding sequence ATGACGACATTGGCCCGTCGCCTGTTCCTGGCCGCGATCGCGCTGTTTTTGGCCGCGCCGATGGTGGTCGTGCTGGGCGTGTCGCTGAACGCGGAGAAGCGGCTGTTCTTCCCGCCGGACGGCGTCTCGCTCAGGTGGTACGGCGACATGGTTGCCGAGGCGGCCTGGCGCGGGCCGATCCTGAACAGCCTGACGATCGCGCTGCTCGCGGGCGTGGTGGCGGTGTCGGTCGCGCTGCCGCTGGCTTACGTGCTGTGGCGTTACCGTCTCCGGCTCGCCAAGCTGCTCTATACCCTTGGCGTGGCACCGTTCATGCTGCCGCCGGTGATCACCGCGCTTGGTTTCATGGTGTTCTGGGCGGCCGTGGGGAACTACGGTCAGTTCGAGAACGTCGTGATCGCGCATGGGATTTTCCTGGTGACGCTGCCGGTGCTGACCGTGTCGCTCGGGCTGGACGCAATCGACCCGGAAATGGTTGAGGCGGCGGAGACCATGGGGGCGGACGAACGCACGATCTTCTTCACGATCGTGCTGCCGCTGATCCGCCCCTATATCCTCTCGGGCTACGCGTTCGCCTTCGTCCTCTCGCTGAACGAATACATCATCGCCTATATGGTCGCCGGCTTCACGGTGGAGACCTTGCCGATCAAGATCTTCAATGCCCTGCGTTACGGCTATTCGCCGGTGATGGCGGCGGTGGCCGTGCTGTTCGTGGTGACGGCGGTGGTGGTATTCGGGGTGATCGGTCGGTTCGGCAACCTGCCGCGGCTGCTCGGCCGCTGGTCGGGGGAGTAG
- a CDS encoding sulfite exporter TauE/SafE family protein has product MELGYLAAFAGGLLATGALAGILAGLLGVGGGIVIVPVLYQGLTWLGIDADVRMHLTVGTSLLTIVATSLASARAHRRRGSLDTDLLKTLAGGVLLGALVGVVVGTRVTGEVLTAVFAVVALLVALNMALRPGNTQIAQELPRGAARWAVGGVIGAFSVVMGIGGGTLSVPILSAFAVPIRRAVGTASAIGFLIAVPGALGFALSGWGTPDLPPASIGYVNLIGFALITPMSVLCAPLGAKLAHTLPPNGVRLAFAAFLLATAVRMGWGVLG; this is encoded by the coding sequence ATGGAACTCGGCTACCTCGCCGCCTTCGCCGGCGGCCTGCTGGCAACCGGGGCGCTGGCCGGCATCCTTGCGGGCCTGCTGGGAGTGGGCGGCGGCATCGTGATCGTGCCCGTGCTCTACCAGGGCCTGACCTGGCTCGGCATCGACGCCGACGTGCGCATGCACCTCACCGTCGGCACCTCGCTGCTGACCATCGTGGCGACCTCGCTTGCCTCCGCCCGGGCGCACCGGCGGCGCGGCTCACTCGATACCGACCTGTTGAAGACACTGGCGGGCGGGGTACTGCTGGGCGCGCTCGTAGGCGTCGTCGTAGGTACGCGCGTCACCGGCGAAGTCCTGACGGCCGTATTCGCGGTCGTGGCGCTGCTGGTCGCGCTCAACATGGCGCTGCGCCCCGGGAACACGCAAATTGCCCAGGAACTGCCACGCGGCGCGGCGCGCTGGGCCGTGGGCGGCGTGATCGGGGCCTTCTCCGTGGTCATGGGGATCGGCGGCGGCACGCTGTCGGTACCGATCCTGAGCGCCTTCGCCGTGCCGATCCGCCGGGCGGTCGGCACCGCCTCGGCGATCGGCTTCCTGATCGCGGTGCCGGGCGCGCTGGGCTTCGCGCTCTCGGGCTGGGGCACGCCGGACCTGCCGCCGGCCAGCATTGGCTACGTCAACCTGATCGGCTTTGCCCTGATCACCCCGATGTCGGTGCTGTGCGCGCCGCTGGGCGCCAAGCTGGCGCACACGCTGCCCCCGAACGGCGTGCGCCTGGCGTTCGCCGCCTTCCTGCTGGCCACAGCCGTCCGGATGGGCTGGGGCGTGCTCGGCTAA
- a CDS encoding ABC transporter permease: protein MSARGTARARHLLLAYPGAMLGVFFLGPFGIMLAVSFFQRVENAFYEPAFVLSNYARLFSDLFLSNLVFSLSLSMLVAVVSVSLAFPFTYLLTRLSLRWQTFWLVFLLSVLSLSEVIVAFSWSVLLSKTAGVSNVFVWLGLLDQPESYTPGFIAEVFGYGYLTLPYTVLMLYPQMSRLDPELMEAARTMGASPQRAFFNVLVPVMRRPIVAALILVFVFTLGIYLIPQILGQPQHWTLSVLITDQAIYQSNVPFAAALAVFLLLTSLTLIVLTFALGGRQSVGRTS, encoded by the coding sequence ATGAGCGCCCGTGGCACCGCGCGTGCGCGCCATCTGCTGCTGGCCTATCCGGGGGCCATGCTGGGCGTGTTCTTCCTGGGCCCGTTCGGCATCATGCTGGCCGTCAGCTTCTTCCAGCGGGTGGAGAACGCGTTCTACGAGCCCGCGTTCGTGCTGTCGAACTACGCCCGGTTGTTCTCCGACCTGTTCCTCAGCAACCTCGTGTTCTCGTTGTCGCTGTCCATGCTGGTCGCGGTCGTCAGCGTCTCGCTCGCGTTCCCGTTCACCTATCTGCTGACGCGTCTCAGCCTGCGCTGGCAGACCTTCTGGCTGGTGTTCCTGCTGTCGGTGCTGTCGCTGTCGGAGGTGATCGTCGCGTTCAGCTGGTCGGTGCTGCTGTCGAAGACGGCCGGCGTGTCCAACGTGTTCGTCTGGCTAGGCCTGCTCGACCAGCCGGAATCCTACACGCCGGGCTTCATCGCGGAGGTGTTCGGTTACGGCTACCTGACGTTGCCCTACACGGTGCTGATGCTCTACCCGCAGATGTCGCGCCTGGACCCGGAATTGATGGAGGCCGCGCGCACGATGGGCGCGAGCCCGCAGCGCGCCTTCTTCAATGTGCTGGTGCCGGTGATGCGCCGACCGATCGTCGCGGCGCTGATCCTGGTGTTCGTCTTCACGCTGGGGATCTACCTGATCCCGCAAATTCTGGGACAGCCGCAGCACTGGACGCTGTCGGTGCTGATCACCGACCAGGCGATCTATCAATCGAACGTCCCGTTCGCGGCGGCACTGGCGGTCTTCCTGCTGCTGACCAGCCTGACGCTGATCGTGCTGACATTTGCCTTGGGTGGCCGGCAATCCGTGGGGCGCACGTCATGA
- a CDS encoding TRAP transporter large permease, which produces MLTGEILSLLMIGGFFGLLLLGVPVGIGIAVSGLVFGYIGFGPMLFGLVPSRIYGVVTNYTLMALPLFVFMGVMLEKSRMAEELLDVIGHAMGGLRGGMGLAIIVVGVLMGAASGIVGATVVTTGLLALAPLVRRGYDKRIACGTICASGTLGQIIPPSLVLILLADILGESVGTLFAAAMVPGLTLAVIFCAFLLIIGLLRPESLPPIPAEERNQLTRAQLSVKLFKVVLPPMALVIAVLGSIIAGIAAPTEAASMGAFGSLLLALVSGRLNMTVMREVVRASLTTSAMVYFILICAQPFGLAFRGLGGDGLVESLFAAIPGGVEGQLIFMMLLLFVLGFFLEWIEITYIALPLFLPIFQNAGIDMVWLGVLVAMNLQTSFLTPPFGWALFFLKGVAPPGVTTGDIYRGVLPFIGLQILGLACLFFFPSLATWLPDAIGW; this is translated from the coding sequence ATGCTCACCGGCGAGATCCTGTCGCTCCTGATGATCGGCGGCTTTTTCGGGCTGCTGCTGCTCGGCGTGCCGGTCGGCATCGGCATCGCGGTGTCGGGCCTGGTGTTCGGCTACATCGGCTTCGGCCCGATGCTGTTCGGCCTGGTGCCCTCACGGATCTACGGCGTGGTGACCAACTACACGCTGATGGCGCTGCCGCTGTTCGTCTTCATGGGCGTGATGCTCGAGAAGTCGCGGATGGCGGAGGAACTGCTCGACGTGATTGGGCACGCCATGGGCGGCCTGCGCGGCGGCATGGGCTTGGCGATCATCGTGGTCGGGGTGCTGATGGGCGCGGCTTCCGGCATCGTCGGCGCGACCGTGGTCACCACCGGGCTGCTGGCGCTGGCCCCGCTGGTGCGCCGCGGCTACGACAAGCGGATCGCCTGCGGCACGATCTGCGCGTCCGGCACGCTGGGACAGATCATTCCGCCCAGCCTGGTGCTGATCCTGCTCGCCGACATCCTGGGCGAGAGTGTCGGTACGCTATTCGCCGCCGCGATGGTGCCGGGCCTGACGCTGGCGGTGATCTTCTGCGCCTTCCTCCTGATCATCGGGCTGCTGCGCCCGGAAAGCCTGCCGCCGATCCCCGCGGAAGAGCGCAACCAGCTCACCCGCGCGCAGCTATCGGTCAAGCTGTTCAAGGTCGTGCTGCCGCCGATGGCGCTGGTGATCGCCGTGCTCGGCTCGATCATCGCCGGCATCGCCGCGCCGACCGAAGCGGCCTCCATGGGCGCCTTCGGCAGTCTGCTGCTGGCGCTGGTGAGCGGCCGGCTGAATATGACGGTGATGCGGGAGGTCGTGCGCGCCTCGCTCACCACCTCCGCGATGGTCTATTTCATCCTGATCTGCGCCCAGCCGTTCGGCCTCGCCTTCCGGGGATTGGGCGGCGACGGCTTGGTGGAGAGCCTGTTCGCCGCCATTCCGGGCGGGGTCGAGGGGCAGCTGATCTTCATGATGCTGCTGCTGTTCGTGCTCGGCTTCTTCCTGGAGTGGATCGAGATCACCTACATCGCCCTGCCCCTGTTCCTGCCGATCTTCCAGAACGCCGGGATTGACATGGTCTGGCTCGGGGTGTTGGTGGCAATGAACCTGCAAACCTCCTTCCTGACGCCGCCCTTCGGGTGGGCGCTGTTCTTTCTGAAGGGCGTGGCACCGCCGGGCGTCACCACGGGCGACATTTACCGTGGCGTGCTGCCCTTCATCGGCCTGCAGATTCTGGGACTCGCCTGCCTGTTCTTCTTCCCCAGCCTGGCGACCTGGTTGCCCGACGCGATCGGCTGGTAA
- a CDS encoding TRAP transporter substrate-binding protein: MQRRDFLKNSIAGGAAVSVAAPAIVRAQESFTWRMTNAYPPNSPFYVTGPGSPEDFCAKVDAMSGGRLKIQHFAAGELIPAMEGFDAVSQGTVQANAANAYFWAGKKFAAQYFTTVPFGLNFQGMNAWLYHGGGLELWHEIYEPFGVVAFPMGNTGVQMTGWFRDPIESVDDFDGLKMRIPGLAGQVYKELGVDVRLLPGGEIFPALERGVIDAAEFVGPYQDRRIGLQNAAKYYYTTGWHEPSNATELLINKGAWDELPDDLKAIVRTAAMACNLESHAWCEANNADALKDLVENHGTVAQTLPDEVVLRLKEITADVLASKASEDPETKKVHDAFMAFRDKHRSWAAISEKPYHNLISS, encoded by the coding sequence ATGCAACGTCGGGACTTCTTGAAGAATTCGATCGCCGGCGGGGCGGCGGTCAGCGTCGCCGCGCCCGCCATCGTACGGGCGCAGGAAAGCTTCACCTGGCGGATGACCAACGCCTATCCGCCGAACTCCCCGTTCTACGTCACCGGCCCCGGCAGCCCCGAGGACTTCTGCGCCAAGGTCGACGCGATGTCGGGCGGTCGGCTGAAGATCCAGCACTTCGCCGCCGGCGAGCTGATCCCGGCGATGGAGGGGTTCGACGCCGTCTCCCAGGGCACCGTGCAGGCCAACGCCGCCAACGCCTACTTCTGGGCAGGCAAGAAGTTCGCCGCGCAGTATTTCACCACCGTGCCGTTCGGCCTCAACTTCCAGGGCATGAACGCCTGGCTGTACCACGGCGGCGGCCTGGAGCTGTGGCACGAGATCTACGAACCGTTCGGCGTGGTCGCCTTCCCGATGGGCAACACCGGCGTGCAGATGACCGGGTGGTTCCGCGATCCGATCGAGAGCGTCGACGACTTCGACGGCCTGAAGATGCGCATCCCGGGCCTTGCGGGCCAGGTCTACAAGGAACTCGGCGTCGACGTCCGCCTGCTGCCCGGCGGCGAAATCTTCCCGGCGCTGGAGCGTGGGGTGATCGACGCGGCGGAGTTCGTCGGCCCTTACCAGGACCGCCGGATCGGCCTGCAGAACGCAGCCAAGTACTACTACACGACCGGCTGGCACGAGCCGTCCAACGCCACCGAACTGCTGATCAACAAGGGCGCGTGGGACGAACTGCCGGACGATCTCAAGGCGATCGTGCGCACCGCCGCGATGGCCTGCAACCTGGAGAGCCACGCCTGGTGCGAGGCGAACAACGCCGACGCGCTCAAAGACCTGGTGGAGAACCACGGCACGGTCGCCCAGACGCTACCGGATGAGGTCGTGCTGCGGCTCAAGGAGATCACCGCCGACGTGCTCGCCAGCAAGGCGAGCGAGGACCCGGAGACCAAGAAGGTGCACGACGCCTTCATGGCGTTCCGGGATAAGCACCGCTCCTGGGCGGCGATCAGCGAGAAGCCGTACCACAACCTGATCTCCAGCTGA
- a CDS encoding TRAP transporter small permease subunit gives MGTAARTAIRASRVLGRTIDHLGQAVAWLMLALVLLVAGNVLGRYLLGFSSVAAQELEWHLLVPIALLGMAYGIRRGGHVRVDVFYEHFGARKQAAVDLLTAVLTVLLAVVAIQLSIPYVEQAYRIGEGSPDPGGLANRFIIKACLPLGFLLLALQGVELAIESALRVAGHRVETR, from the coding sequence ATGGGGACCGCCGCACGCACCGCCATCCGCGCCAGCCGGGTGCTGGGCCGGACGATCGACCATCTCGGCCAGGCGGTCGCCTGGCTGATGCTGGCGCTCGTCCTGCTGGTCGCGGGCAACGTGTTGGGCCGCTATCTGCTGGGCTTCTCCAGCGTGGCGGCGCAGGAGCTGGAGTGGCACCTGCTGGTCCCCATCGCCCTCTTGGGTATGGCCTACGGCATCCGCCGCGGCGGCCACGTGCGCGTCGACGTGTTCTACGAGCACTTCGGCGCGCGCAAGCAAGCGGCCGTGGACCTGCTGACGGCGGTGCTCACCGTCCTGTTGGCCGTCGTCGCGATCCAGCTTTCGATCCCCTACGTCGAGCAGGCCTACCGGATCGGTGAAGGCTCGCCCGACCCCGGGGGCCTGGCGAACCGCTTTATCATCAAGGCCTGCCTGCCGCTCGGGTTCCTATTGCTCGCCTTGCAAGGCGTCGAACTGGCGATCGAAAGCGCACTGCGCGTCGCCGGCCACAGGGTTGAGACGCGCTGA
- a CDS encoding carbon-nitrogen hydrolase family protein has protein sequence MRLAVAQTAGVSGDPQATLAQLPEIAGQARAQGARLLVLPEMWLTGYNIAGRTAALAEPADGDAARAVAAVACQHDLAILYGFPERADGAIYNAAQLITPDGAARVCYRKAHLFGEAERAQFAPGASGAAHCMLDGLRLAILICYDVEFPEMVRAAALQGADAVLVPTALFQPFDFVARTLVPVRACENGVYLAYANRCGQEGTLTYVGGSVICGPDGTVLTAAGGDPDLLFADLSRSQIDRARSTNPYLRDRRPELYG, from the coding sequence ATGCGCCTAGCCGTCGCCCAAACCGCTGGCGTCTCGGGCGATCCGCAAGCGACCTTGGCGCAGCTCCCGGAAATCGCCGGACAGGCGCGCGCGCAAGGCGCACGGCTGCTGGTCCTGCCGGAGATGTGGCTGACCGGCTACAACATCGCCGGGCGTACGGCGGCGCTTGCGGAACCGGCCGATGGCGACGCCGCCCGTGCGGTCGCGGCGGTTGCCTGCCAGCACGATCTGGCGATCCTCTATGGCTTTCCCGAACGGGCGGATGGCGCGATCTATAACGCTGCGCAACTGATCACCCCGGATGGGGCTGCGCGCGTCTGCTACCGCAAGGCGCATCTGTTCGGCGAGGCAGAGCGGGCCCAGTTCGCCCCCGGCGCGTCGGGCGCGGCGCATTGCATGCTGGACGGCCTGCGTCTGGCGATTCTGATCTGCTACGATGTCGAGTTTCCCGAAATGGTGCGCGCCGCCGCCCTCCAAGGGGCGGATGCCGTGCTGGTGCCGACCGCGCTGTTCCAGCCGTTCGATTTCGTCGCGCGCACCCTGGTGCCGGTGCGCGCATGTGAGAACGGCGTCTATCTCGCGTACGCGAATCGCTGCGGTCAGGAAGGGACGCTGACGTACGTCGGCGGCAGCGTGATCTGCGGCCCCGACGGGACCGTTCTGACTGCTGCCGGCGGCGACCCCGACTTGCTGTTCGCGGACCTGTCGCGCTCGCAGATCGACAGGGCCCGTTCGACCAACCCCTACCTGCGCGATCGCCGTCCCGAGCTGTACGGCTAG
- a CDS encoding ABC transporter ATP-binding protein has translation MANDALSLEAVTKRFGDFTALASVDLHLPRGEMTCFLGPSGCGKTTLLRLIAGLEAPTSGRIRLSGQDITDQPAHKRQLGMVFQSLALFPHLSVAENVSYALRVRGHAKAERRQKAQQLLELVQMPDVADRHISQLSGGQRQRVAIARALALEPDLFLLDEPLSALDAKLREEMQVEFKLLQQRLGITTILVTHDQREAMTMADRVVVLNGGEVQQVGTPLEIYRRPANAFVADFIGTSNLIDCEVVDSHHVRAHGHTLAVAELPDGLAPGAAASVSIRPEDVRVHAPTGDGGLPDRGAGCLDGTVAFIRDVGQSVELYIDCGDLRLSSHVPPRDKPDVGQGDRVAVELPAAACRVLGP, from the coding sequence TTGGCGAACGACGCGCTCAGCCTAGAAGCGGTTACCAAGCGCTTCGGCGACTTCACGGCGCTGGCGTCGGTCGATCTGCACCTGCCCCGCGGGGAGATGACTTGCTTCCTCGGCCCTTCAGGCTGCGGCAAGACCACGCTGCTGCGCCTGATCGCCGGCCTGGAAGCGCCCACCTCGGGCCGCATCCGCCTTAGCGGGCAGGACATCACCGACCAGCCTGCGCACAAACGCCAGCTCGGCATGGTGTTTCAGTCGCTGGCCCTGTTTCCTCACCTCAGTGTGGCGGAGAACGTCAGCTACGCCCTACGTGTGCGCGGTCACGCGAAGGCGGAGCGGCGGCAGAAGGCGCAGCAGTTGCTGGAACTCGTGCAGATGCCGGATGTGGCCGATCGGCACATCTCCCAGCTTTCAGGCGGCCAGCGTCAGCGCGTCGCGATCGCGCGGGCCTTGGCGCTGGAGCCTGACCTGTTCCTGCTCGACGAGCCGCTGTCCGCCCTGGACGCCAAGCTGCGCGAGGAGATGCAGGTCGAGTTCAAGCTGCTGCAGCAACGCCTGGGCATTACCACGATCCTGGTGACCCACGATCAGCGCGAAGCGATGACCATGGCCGACCGCGTGGTCGTGCTGAACGGCGGCGAGGTGCAACAGGTGGGGACGCCGCTGGAGATCTATCGGCGTCCGGCGAACGCGTTCGTCGCCGACTTCATCGGCACCAGCAACCTGATCGACTGCGAGGTCGTGGACTCGCATCACGTCCGCGCGCACGGCCATACCCTGGCGGTGGCGGAGTTGCCCGACGGACTGGCGCCGGGCGCCGCGGCCAGCGTCTCGATCCGGCCGGAAGATGTGCGCGTGCATGCGCCCACGGGCGACGGGGGCCTGCCGGATCGCGGGGCTGGGTGTCTGGATGGCACGGTGGCGTTCATCCGCGATGTTGGACAGAGCGTCGAGCTCTACATCGATTGCGGCGATCTGCGCCTGAGCAGTCACGTGCCGCCGCGCGATAAGCCCGATGTCGGGCAGGGTGACCGGGTCGCGGTCGAGTTGCCCGCGGCCGCATGCCGGGTGCTTGGCCCATGA